TCATGAACGACTTGATTGACCTGATGGATCCCCGCTATATCGAAGTTTGGGGGAAATTCACACCAAGAGGCGGAATCTCCATCGATCCGTATACGAATTACGGGAAGCCTGGAACGAAGTACGAAACAATGGCGGAACACCGTTTAATGAATCATGATTTGTATCCGGAGAAAGTGGATAATCGTTAACGTTTGACAGCTTTCCTTTTGGAAGGCTGTTTTTTTTGACCCGTTTTTTCATCCTATTACAAGTAAGAGATAGGAATAGGACTAATTCTAAATAAAAAAGGTGGATGAACAAGGAGTCTTTAGTGGAATTGTTGAATAGGTAAGAACAAGGAAATGGGAGGGGAGAAAATGAACAAATACAAAATCCGCTATCACTTCAGCAATGATTTTTATGTGACGAGGGAAGTAGAGAGTGAGTTTGATAAGACATCCGCTGCAATGAGATTCAGTGAAGAGGAACGAATTACGTTCGAAGACAAGCGCGGAGACCTGCTCAGCTTTTTTATGCGGGATGTGAAGCTGGTCACGGTTGAAGATGATAAAGTAAATACAGTCAAAGCAGGTTTTTAAATGAAGAGACCGTACAGGAGACTCTCCATGTACGGCCTTTTCACTTCGTGTCGAATGTTGGCGAATAGTCGATATACAGAGAAAATAGCCGATATATTCAAAAAATCGTCGATAAATTGAGTAAATAGCCGATATATTGAAAAAATAGTCGATATATCGAAAGAATAGCCGATATAACCGAAAAATAGCTGAGCTACAACAGGAAAATAAGTAAGGTACCCGGAAAAATAGCTGGTTTACATGAAAAATAGCCAAATTCTTCACTTTAGCCAGAATAACTCTATCAAAAGGACAGAATTTCCGATCGTCCAATATCCTTATGCTGAAACGAAACCCGTTTCTCCTTCTGCCCCTGCAACGATTGAAAGCATCACCAAATCGTAAAATGCTCCTCCGCTATGCTGGTATCCTCTCAGTATTCCTTCTCTCTCAAACCCGAATTTCTCCAGTATCATAAGTGAGGCTTTGTTTTCTGAACGGACGGTGGCACCGATCCGATGGAGACCTAGTGTCTTGAATCCGAATTCGACGGCTGCTTGCAATGCCTCAGAGCCCAATCCCATTCTCCAGAAATCAGGGTGAATTTCATAGCCGATTTCCGCCCGCTTATGTGTTTTGTTCCAGTTATGGTATCCGATGGTGCCGATTAGCTGTTCATTGTACTCCATGCCCCAGCGGATCGAAGTTTCATTATGCCAGCCGTCAAAAAAACGTTTTGCCAGCAGTTTTGCTTCTGCCAGTTCTCTCAGTGGTTCCATTCCATAATATTGAAGAACATCTTTCCTTGAGAAAATCTGCAGTAAATCCCCGGCATTTTCTTGCGTAATCTCTTTTAATCGCAATCTCTCAGTATTCAGTTCAGGAAATTTCATAGCAGTCTCCCCATTATGTATTCGTCAACCCATTCCCCATTTACAAGCAAAGAATGCCTTACTGTTCCTTCGATCGCAAACTTCTTCCTTTTATAAAGAGCGATGGCGGGCTCGTTATGTGTCATAACGGTCAGCTCCAGACGATGAAGCCCCTGATTCATACTCCATTCGAGCGCAGCATCCATTAATTTACCGCCAATGCCCATGTTTTGATATTTAGGAAGCAAGCCTATTACGACGGATGCTTTATGACGGTTTCTATTCAGCTGACAGGGTATTACTGCAAGATGTCCATGATAAACATCCTGATCCTCGCTAATCCATATGAACAATTGTTTATTAAGATTAGCATCAAGCTTATTCCGATAATCACCTGCATCTGTGGAACGCTCTCCATGCTCATACAGCATGGTATCTGTTTGCTGATCCAATGCAATCAAAAGCTCAAGGTGCCTAGATGCATCTTCTGAAAGAAGAGGTCTAATCATTTTTTCACCCTCCTAAAATTTCCCTTTAGTTTACCATGGACCGGGTAAATATTGCTGAAATATTTCCTTCTATGAAAAAAGACAGAAAAAGAAGAAGATAATGGAAGATTTATAGGGCGTCCGTTTTGTTTTTGAGCGGGTGCCATTATAAACGGAAAAACAGGACGAAGATTTTAGATGTTGATTTAGAATTTTAGGAGGAACGTACAGCATGATAAGAAAAACCACGGCTTTAATAGGAGTTTGTCTTTTAGGAACAGCGATTTTTGCCCCGTCTAAAGGGGAGGCAGCTTTAGGAGATCAGCTGCTTCATAAAGGTATGTCTAATGGGGATGTTAAAGAACTTCAAAGCTACTTGATGACTAAACAAGTCTATCCTTATTACGATAATACAGGAAACTATGGGACAATCACAGAAGAAGCTGTTCGTGATTTTCAAAGTAAAGCAGGCATAAAAACAGATGGAGTGGCCGGCCCTCAAACCATTGCAAAAATTAAAGTACTTAAGCCAGGAAACATTGGCAAGCCTGTTGCTGATTTGCAAAACAAGCTAAAAGCATGGGGTACATATTCAGGATCAGCGGATGGAATATACGGGAAGGGTACGAAAAGCGCTGTGTCTAAATTTCAATCCGGTAAAGGTCTGTCAGCGGACGGAATTGCTGGACCAAGAACGTTAAATGAACTGAACAAAAGAGTAAATCCGGCCTCGGGTGCAGTGAAAGAAGTAACTGTTCACAGTACAGCCTATACCGCGAGCTGCCAGGGCTGTTCAGGAGTGACTAAAATGGGAATCGATTTGAACCGTTTTGAGGAATCCAAAGTGATTGCAGTGGATCCTAATGTGATCCCGCTTGGCTCAACCGTTGAAGTTGAGGGATATGGTAAAGCTGTCGCAGGTGACATAGGCGGAGCAATTAATGGAAGTGAGATTGATGTTTTCTTTAAAGATCTCAATGAAGCAATGAATTGGGGAAGCAGACAAGTAAAAGTTAAAGTGTATCAGTAAGTGGAAAAGGGATGGCCATATAAGCCATCCCTTTGGTCATGAGATATTACGAGTGAAAAGAAGGAGCCCGCTTTAGGATTCCTTGAGGATCTTATAGTTTTTATGATTTACGACTGTGCGTCTTTCAAGTTCAAGGTCAAGAAAATTCTCCATATACGTTAAATCAACGATTACTGAATTTTCGTTCACCTTCTCAACAATACCACGCAAGCCGTTTTTAAATTCAATAAGGTTTCCAACTTTAGCAATCTTCATTTCCTCTCTCCTTCAATCGTACTAAATACCCCCATTAGAAAACATTTTGCACTATTTTGCCAATAAAGTAAAGACTATTTTGACAGCGCTGTCTCTCTGTGTCAAGTCCTGATTTGAGATAGAGTATTTCTATTGTGCTATCATAACAGGGAGGGTTACATATAAGTACGGCAAACTTTCATTTTTATGTTCTGATTGCGTACAGCGGGAGTTATATACAAAGGAAGTTATGAAAGGAGCAAGGGGAAGTGGAACAAACAGGTTTAGTGCTGGAAGGCGGCGGTATGAGAGGTGTCTATACCGCAGGAGTTTTAGAGTATTTTATGGAAAATGAACTTTATTTCCCATATGTAATTGGGGTATCAGCAGGGGCTTGTATGGCCGCTTCATATTTATCAAGGCAAATGGACCGAAACCGGACAGTTAATATTGACTATGCTGGGGATCCGAAGTATTTATCCCTTCAAAATTATATTAGAAGCAGACAGCTGTTTGGCATGGATTATATTTTTGATGAGATACCGAATCGGCTCGTTCCTTTTGATTTTGAGGCATTCTCCAATAACCCTGAGCAGCTGGTAATAGGAACGACGGATTGTGAAACAGGCAAACCTGTTTATTTTGACAAGCCTGAGACGATGGGGGATTTGTTAACGATTATCCGCGCTTCAAGCTCACTTCCATTTATTGCACCGATGGTTCCTTTTCGAGGAAAAATGCTCATGGATGGAGGCATTGTCGATTCCATTCCACTCAAAAAGGCGGAACAGGATGGGATTGAAAGAAATGTCGTGGTGCTTACTAGAAATAAGGGGTATGTGAAATCTCAGCCAAAAGCCCAATGGATGGTTAAACGGACCCTCAGAAAGCATCCTCTGCTCGCAAAAGCCATCCTTGAACGTTACAGAATGTATAATGACACCCTTTCGTATATAGATGAACAGGAAGCGAAAGGGCATATTTTCGTCATCCGTCCGTCAAAAAGGCTCGAGGTTGGAAGAATTGAACGAGACCCTGTAAAACTGGATGCTTTATACAGACAGGGAATAGAGGATGCGAAAAGATTATTAGAGGATCTTCAAACATGGCTTGCTAAAAGCGGGCAGCCAATATCAAAGTAAAAAAGTTCATCGGTTTAGTTAGCTCTTCAGTAGGGAACAGTACGAGCAGAGGAGTGATAACAATGAAAGTATTAATAGCAGGTGCCAATGGAAGCACAGGACGATTGGCTATAGAAAAAGCAATAGAACAAGGCTACCAGCCGATTGCTATGATTCGTGATCCTAAGCAGGCGGATGAGCTTGAACATAAAGGAGCTCAGACTGTAATTGCGGATTTAGAAGGAGACGTATCAGAAGCTGTTCAGCAAGCGGATGCTGTTATTTTTGCGGCTGGTTCAGGTTCAAGTACCGGTGATGATAAGACAATCGCCATTGATCAGGACGGAGCTATTAAACTGATTGATGCAGCTAAAAAACATAACGTAAAAAAAATTGTCATGCTGAGTTCAATCGGTACGGACGCGCCTGAAAGGGCTCCTGAAGAGATGAAGCTTTATCTGCGGTCCAAGGCCGTTGCGGATGAGTATCTGAGAAATGCTGAAATCCCTTATACCATTGTCCGTCCCGGAGCACTTTCAGATGACGAAGGTTCAGGAAAAATTGCAGCCTCCAAGTCTGTAAACCCAGAAGGTTCCATTCCGCGTGAAGATGTTGCAGAGGTGCTAGTCGCTTGTTTAAGTGAACCATCTACACAAAATCAAACCTTTGAAATTATCAGCGGAGACCGCAGCATTTCTGAAGCAATTCAATCGATTATGTAAAAATCCATTGAATGAATAAAGCTCCCCCTGTAAACTTAATCAGGTAAGGGAGGCTATTGTATGGATCACCAAACAATTAACGAGATGCTCGATCAGCTGAAAAACGGGGAGCGCATGGAATTTCAAGTATCGAAGGAGGATTTCCTGCCTGTTCGTGAAGTCCTTGTTAAAAGAGAAGATTTTAAGCATTTTCGCGGGATTGCCAGGCATGGAGGCAACACCGTTTACCGCTATATAGCAACAGCGAGAAGCTGAAGAGGATTTCGCCTGGATAATGGCGAAATCCTCTTATTTTTTGAAGCTTTATTTTGTAAGCTGTTTTTTCAGTTTTCTCAGTGCATCTCTTCTCCAGCTCTTTACAGCAGCAGGTGTGACACCCTCAAGACTTGCGATTTCTGTAATGGTAAGTCCAAGATAGGCATATCCATGCATCCACTTCTTTTGATTAAGAGTAAGATCTTTCTCCAGTTCCCCCCAGTCAAATTGATCTTCGGTTTCTTTTAAAATATGGCAATCCTCTGCATAACTGAAATCGTCCTTTAGATCCTCTCTTTCTGAAAGCCGGTTTTGGCGAGTCATTTCGTTCATGAGCTTTCCTTTAATATACAAATAAAAATAGGCATCCATTGATCCTTTTGAGGGCATGTATTGATTAGAAGCCTCCCAAAGGGCGATACAAGCAGTCTGGAAGAATTCCTCATGATTCCTGTAGATAGACAGCCTTTTCAGTAAATGTAATATCATTGGTTTATATCGTTCAAGCAGTTGTGAATAGTTCAATTCTTTCTTCCCTGATGGGATGCATCCTCATTTTTATTCCGCCGGTAATTACATAGTAAATTTCTTTTTTTATGAGCAAAAATTTACTTTTACTCTATATAAGAAATGAATTTTCAAAGGAATTATGGATATGAGATTCGATTTTGGGCGGTATGGTGTTT
The Metabacillus sp. FJAT-52054 genome window above contains:
- a CDS encoding GNAT family protein, with product MKFPELNTERLRLKEITQENAGDLLQIFSRKDVLQYYGMEPLRELAEAKLLAKRFFDGWHNETSIRWGMEYNEQLIGTIGYHNWNKTHKRAEIGYEIHPDFWRMGLGSEALQAAVEFGFKTLGLHRIGATVRSENKASLMILEKFGFEREGILRGYQHSGGAFYDLVMLSIVAGAEGETGFVSA
- a CDS encoding GNAT family N-acetyltransferase yields the protein MIRPLLSEDASRHLELLIALDQQTDTMLYEHGERSTDAGDYRNKLDANLNKQLFIWISEDQDVYHGHLAVIPCQLNRNRHKASVVIGLLPKYQNMGIGGKLMDAALEWSMNQGLHRLELTVMTHNEPAIALYKRKKFAIEGTVRHSLLVNGEWVDEYIMGRLL
- a CDS encoding peptidoglycan-binding protein, with the translated sequence MIRKTTALIGVCLLGTAIFAPSKGEAALGDQLLHKGMSNGDVKELQSYLMTKQVYPYYDNTGNYGTITEEAVRDFQSKAGIKTDGVAGPQTIAKIKVLKPGNIGKPVADLQNKLKAWGTYSGSADGIYGKGTKSAVSKFQSGKGLSADGIAGPRTLNELNKRVNPASGAVKEVTVHSTAYTASCQGCSGVTKMGIDLNRFEESKVIAVDPNVIPLGSTVEVEGYGKAVAGDIGGAINGSEIDVFFKDLNEAMNWGSRQVKVKVYQ
- a CDS encoding DUF2187 family protein, whose product is MKIAKVGNLIEFKNGLRGIVEKVNENSVIVDLTYMENFLDLELERRTVVNHKNYKILKES
- a CDS encoding patatin family protein, which produces MEQTGLVLEGGGMRGVYTAGVLEYFMENELYFPYVIGVSAGACMAASYLSRQMDRNRTVNIDYAGDPKYLSLQNYIRSRQLFGMDYIFDEIPNRLVPFDFEAFSNNPEQLVIGTTDCETGKPVYFDKPETMGDLLTIIRASSSLPFIAPMVPFRGKMLMDGGIVDSIPLKKAEQDGIERNVVVLTRNKGYVKSQPKAQWMVKRTLRKHPLLAKAILERYRMYNDTLSYIDEQEAKGHIFVIRPSKRLEVGRIERDPVKLDALYRQGIEDAKRLLEDLQTWLAKSGQPISK
- a CDS encoding SDR family oxidoreductase; the encoded protein is MKVLIAGANGSTGRLAIEKAIEQGYQPIAMIRDPKQADELEHKGAQTVIADLEGDVSEAVQQADAVIFAAGSGSSTGDDKTIAIDQDGAIKLIDAAKKHNVKKIVMLSSIGTDAPERAPEEMKLYLRSKAVADEYLRNAEIPYTIVRPGALSDDEGSGKIAASKSVNPEGSIPREDVAEVLVACLSEPSTQNQTFEIISGDRSISEAIQSIM
- a CDS encoding sigma-70 family RNA polymerase sigma factor; translated protein: MNYSQLLERYKPMILHLLKRLSIYRNHEEFFQTACIALWEASNQYMPSKGSMDAYFYLYIKGKLMNEMTRQNRLSEREDLKDDFSYAEDCHILKETEDQFDWGELEKDLTLNQKKWMHGYAYLGLTITEIASLEGVTPAAVKSWRRDALRKLKKQLTK